A section of the Longimicrobiaceae bacterium genome encodes:
- a CDS encoding HU family DNA-binding protein, with protein sequence MTKADLVQKVADQIGPGVTKRDCAVVVDAFLNSIKDAMGEHQNIEIRGFGTFKVRERKSRLARNPRTGDPVEVPPRAVPVFKPSKELRALVEERPLEV encoded by the coding sequence ATGACCAAAGCGGACCTCGTTCAGAAGGTGGCCGACCAGATCGGCCCCGGCGTCACCAAGCGCGACTGCGCGGTCGTCGTCGACGCCTTCCTGAACTCCATCAAGGATGCCATGGGCGAGCACCAGAACATCGAGATCCGGGGCTTCGGCACCTTCAAGGTCCGCGAGCGGAAGAGCCGCCTGGCGCGCAACCCCCGCACCGGCGACCCGGTGGAGGTTCCGCCGCGCGCCGTGCCGGTCTTCAAGCCCAGCAAGGAGCTCCGCGCCCTGGTCGAGGAGCGGCCGCTCGAGGTCTGA